Proteins from a genomic interval of Musa acuminata AAA Group cultivar baxijiao chromosome BXJ1-9, Cavendish_Baxijiao_AAA, whole genome shotgun sequence:
- the LOC103998498 gene encoding calmodulin-binding receptor-like cytoplasmic kinase 2 isoform X2 yields the protein MRFNMEEILQATKNFSPSLKVGQGGFGTVYKGMLDDGTLIAVKRAKTSMHDNHVSVEFQSEIKILGQIEHFNLVRFFGYLEDNDERVIVVEYVPNGTLREHLDGFRGSYLDLSSRLDIAVDVAHAVTYLHMYADNPIIHRDIKSSNILLTENLRAKVADFGFARLGVNEAGVTHISTQVKGTAGYLDPEYIRTYQLTDKSDVFSFGVLLVELISARRPIERKRILKERVTIKWAMKKFREGRTIQILDPNLPQTPANNLALERIIELALQCLAPFRQSRPCMRSCAEILWNIRKDHRELLSSDPLSQTSHQRTLPSATRVTFK from the exons ATGCGATTCAACATGGAGGAGATTTTGCAAGCAACTAAGAACTTCTCCCCTTCGTTAAAGGTTGGGCAAGGTGGGTTTGGGACAGTTTATAAAGGGATGCTCGATGATGGCACACTCATTGCAGTTAAACGTGCCAAAACG AGCATGCATGACAACCATGTGAGTGTGGAGTTCCAGAGTGAGATCAAAATATTGGGACAGATTGAACACTTCAATTTGGTCAGGTTCTTTGGTTATTTGGAGGACAATGATGAGAGAGTCATTGTGGTTGAATATGTGCCTAATGGAACACTCCGAGAGCATCTTGATG GTTTTCGTGGAAGCTATCTTGATCTTTCATCACGACTTGATATTGCAGTTGATGTAGCTCATGCTGTCACATATCTTCACATGTATGCAG ATAATCCTATTATCCACAGAGATATCAAGTCATCTAATATTCTTCTTACCGAAAACCTGCGTGCCAAGGTTGCTGATTTTGGCTTTGCCCGACTGGGTGTAAATGAGGCTGGAGTTACCCATATTTCCACCCAAGTTAAAGGAACTGCTGGTTACTTGGATCCGGAGTATATTCGAACTTATCAACTTACGGACAAAAGTGATGTATTCTCATTTGGTGTGTTATTAGTAGAATTAATATCTGCACGCCGCCCCATAGAGCGTAAAAGAATACTCAAGGAAAGGGTAACAATAAAATGG GCGATGAAGAAATTCAGAGAAGGAAGGACAATTCAGATTTTGGATCCGAATCTTCCACAAACACCAGCAAATAATCTGGCTTTGGAGCGGATCATCGAGCTGGCTTTGCAGTGTTTAGCTCCTTTCAGGCAGAGCAGGCCCTGCATGCGGAGCTGTGCAGAGATATTATGGAACATCCGAAAGGATCACAGGGAGCTGTTATCTTCAGATCCCCTCTCCCAGACTTCCCATCAAAGAACCCTTCCATCGGCGACAAGAGTTACATTTAAGTAA
- the LOC103998498 gene encoding calmodulin-binding receptor-like cytoplasmic kinase 2 isoform X1 has translation MQRRSSSQPRGPNPRAVDSRASFIATPDRWETSRSSVASFASSAATAGSTSSAPKRSSFKAFLKAIVLFFSTTKPGITSARPKTTRSLESPYATPVRNFHGSLGTSKNGACHGGDSPWRKETGTMRFNMEEILQATKNFSPSLKVGQGGFGTVYKGMLDDGTLIAVKRAKTSMHDNHVSVEFQSEIKILGQIEHFNLVRFFGYLEDNDERVIVVEYVPNGTLREHLDGFRGSYLDLSSRLDIAVDVAHAVTYLHMYADNPIIHRDIKSSNILLTENLRAKVADFGFARLGVNEAGVTHISTQVKGTAGYLDPEYIRTYQLTDKSDVFSFGVLLVELISARRPIERKRILKERVTIKWAMKKFREGRTIQILDPNLPQTPANNLALERIIELALQCLAPFRQSRPCMRSCAEILWNIRKDHRELLSSDPLSQTSHQRTLPSATRVTFK, from the exons ATGCAGCGGAGATCCAGCTCGCAGCCCAGAGGGCCGAATCCGAGAGCCGTCGATAGCAGGGCTTCCTTCATCGCGACCCCCGACCGATGGGAAACCTCGAGGAGCTCCGTCGCCTCCTTCGCGTCCTCAGCAGCCACGGCCGGCAGCACGTCTTCGGCGCCCAAGCGGAGCTCGTTCAAGGCCTTCCTTAAGGCGATCGTCTTGTTCTTCTCTACCACTAAGCCCGGGATCACGTCGGCGAGGCCTAAAACTACTCGAAGCCTCGAGTCTCCTTATG CAACCCCTGTTCGTAATTTTCATGGTAGTTTGGGGACATCAAAAAACGGGGCATGCCATGGCGGAGACTCGCCATGGAGGAAAGAAACTGGGACTATGCGATTCAACATGGAGGAGATTTTGCAAGCAACTAAGAACTTCTCCCCTTCGTTAAAGGTTGGGCAAGGTGGGTTTGGGACAGTTTATAAAGGGATGCTCGATGATGGCACACTCATTGCAGTTAAACGTGCCAAAACG AGCATGCATGACAACCATGTGAGTGTGGAGTTCCAGAGTGAGATCAAAATATTGGGACAGATTGAACACTTCAATTTGGTCAGGTTCTTTGGTTATTTGGAGGACAATGATGAGAGAGTCATTGTGGTTGAATATGTGCCTAATGGAACACTCCGAGAGCATCTTGATG GTTTTCGTGGAAGCTATCTTGATCTTTCATCACGACTTGATATTGCAGTTGATGTAGCTCATGCTGTCACATATCTTCACATGTATGCAG ATAATCCTATTATCCACAGAGATATCAAGTCATCTAATATTCTTCTTACCGAAAACCTGCGTGCCAAGGTTGCTGATTTTGGCTTTGCCCGACTGGGTGTAAATGAGGCTGGAGTTACCCATATTTCCACCCAAGTTAAAGGAACTGCTGGTTACTTGGATCCGGAGTATATTCGAACTTATCAACTTACGGACAAAAGTGATGTATTCTCATTTGGTGTGTTATTAGTAGAATTAATATCTGCACGCCGCCCCATAGAGCGTAAAAGAATACTCAAGGAAAGGGTAACAATAAAATGG GCGATGAAGAAATTCAGAGAAGGAAGGACAATTCAGATTTTGGATCCGAATCTTCCACAAACACCAGCAAATAATCTGGCTTTGGAGCGGATCATCGAGCTGGCTTTGCAGTGTTTAGCTCCTTTCAGGCAGAGCAGGCCCTGCATGCGGAGCTGTGCAGAGATATTATGGAACATCCGAAAGGATCACAGGGAGCTGTTATCTTCAGATCCCCTCTCCCAGACTTCCCATCAAAGAACCCTTCCATCGGCGACAAGAGTTACATTTAAGTAA